Proteins co-encoded in one Amaranthus tricolor cultivar Red isolate AtriRed21 chromosome 7, ASM2621246v1, whole genome shotgun sequence genomic window:
- the LOC130818354 gene encoding DNA topoisomerase 1 alpha-like produces the protein MAVEACMNPKMVADDSDDEKPIVFRRKSNQISSELKNSSPSVIPEKRSLKPVSDVRSTNDRNSSALKGRMDSLSKPSSSKPTLGAQKSPPPLSKPIKSPPSSTRPSPSSVRPSPSPPPSARPSPSPPPSARPSPSPPPSKVPPVKPPSNNGSYLANHQSRKAIHGKEQKRAPNVVKEGNSAKDEYDNSDDDKPISARYSVGQRKGNSDAANVVVKSSNSDSVDSDDDKPIGMRMDKGKVVAGGSQTQKLKASVKPPNDSDDEKPLSSKLMKNNSGISSRKYDDSDEDKPLASKLQQNGSIKKENQSKKVHGSSVKRSSESSVGQSSIKKAKLSEASTSSKAKQTAAKSGVKDDDDHISIGLHSKAASSSTSVPVKKVAKIDSSKLRLNKNSKKIMKKSKFSKSSKELPNSGDGQKWTTLVHNGVIFPPPYQPHGVKMLYNGKPVDLTPEQEEVATMYAVMLETDYVKKEKFSENFFGDWKKILGKNHVIQDFSKCDFKPIYEWHLREKEKKKQMSAEEKKAIKEEKSKLEEKYMWAILDGVKEKVGNFRVEPPGLFRGRGEHPKMGKLKKRIYPKDITINIGKDAPIPECPMPGQKWKEIRHDNTVTWLAYWNDPINQKEFKYVFLAASSSLKGQSDKEKYEKARKLKDYIQGIRSAYTKDFTNKDMAKKQIAVATYLIDRLALRAGNEKDDDEADTVGCCTLKFENVKPIPPNILEFDFLGKDSIKYYKQFEADPRVYKAVEEFRKGKSDGEDLFDKLDTSKLNAHLKELMPGLTAKVFRTYNASFTLDDMLGKGAGSGEVPEKIAIYQQANKEVAIICNHQRTVSKSHSSMMERLATRIEAAKAELKELEVDLARAKKGKPPLKDSSGKQKRTLFPEAIEKKILSTKAKIEKQERDMQSKEDLKEIALGTSKINYCDPRITVAWCKRNEVPIEKMFNKSLLEKFAWAMDCDPSFRF, from the exons ATGGCAGTGGAAGCTTGTATGAATCCGAAAATGGTTGctgatgatagtgatgatgaaaAACCAATAGTTTTTAGAAGAAAATCTAATCAAATAAGCTCAGAATTAAAAAATTCTTCACCTTCTGTGATACCTGAAAAGCGTTCGTTGAAGCCGGTTTCGGATGTTAGAAGCACTAATGATAGGAATTCTAGTGCATTGAAGGGAAGAATGGATTCGTTGTCGAAGCCATCATCTTCTAAGCCCACTCTTGGAGCTCAAAAATCCCCACCCCCTTTATCGAAACCCATTAAGTCTCCACCTTCATCGACTAGACCATCTCCGTCTTCAGTTAGACCGTCTCCGTCTCCACCGCCGTCAGCTAGACCTTCTCCGTCTCCACCGCCGTCAGCTAGACCTTCTCCATCTCCTCCGCCATCCAAAGTGCCACCCGTTAAACCCCCTTCCAACAATGGATCTTATTTGGCAAATCACCAGTCAAGAAAGGCAATTCATGGTAAAGAGCAGAAGCGTGCGCCCAATGTAGTTAAAGAGGGAAATTCAGCTAAGGATGAGTATGATAATTCTGATGACGATAAGCCGATTAGTGCAAGGTATTCTGTTGGGCAACGTAAGGGGAATTCTGATGCAGCCAATGTGGTTGTCAAGTCTTCAAATAGTGATTCTGTGGATTCTGATGATGATAAGCCAATTGGTATGAGGATGGATAAGGGAAAGGTTGTAGCCGGTGGATCTCAAACACAGAAACTGAAGGCTAGTGTGAAACCTCCAAATGATTCGGATGATGAAAAGCCATTGTCGTCTAAGTTGATGAAAAATAACAGTGGGATATCTTCTCGAAAGTATGATGATTCTGATGAAGATAAGCCATTGGCTTCTAAGCTACAACAGAATGGATCTATCAAGAAGGAAAATCAAAGTAAGAAGGTACATGGCAGCTCAGTTAAAAGGTCTTCAGAGTCCTCTGTTGGTCAATCTTCAATCAAAAAAGCAAAACTTTCCGAAGCATCCACCTCTAGTAAAGCTAAGCAAACAGCTGCAAAATCAGGGGTCAAAGATGATGATGACCACATTTCTATAGGTCTACATAGTAAAGCTGCATCTTCCAGTACATCAGTGCCCGTGAAGAAGGTCGCTAAAATTGATTCTTCAAAGTTGAGACTAAacaaaaattcaaagaaaataatgaagaaatcAAAGTTCTCAAAATCTTCGAAAGAGTTACCCAATTCAGGTGATGGGCAGAAATGGACCACCTTAGTTCATAATGGTGTTATATTTCCTCCTCCATACCAGCCTCATGGGGTTAAGATGCTGTATAATGGTAAACCGGTTGACCTCACACCTGAGCAGGAAGAG GTTGCAACTATGTACGCCGTGATGCTTGAGACCGACTATGTGAAGAAGGAAAAATTTAGCGAAAACTTCTTTGGTGACTGGAAGAAAATTCTTGGGAAGAACCATGTGATTCAGGATTTTAGCAAGTGTGATTTTAAGCCTATATATGAATGGCATCtaagggagaaggagaagaagaaacAAATGAGTGCTGAA GAGAAAAAGGCAATAAAAGAAGAGAAATCAAAACTAGAAGAGAAGTATATGTGGGCTATTCTTGATGGTGTTAAAGAAAAG GTTGGAAACTTTCGGGTTGAGCCTCCTGGTTTATTCAGGGGTCGTGGCGAGCATCCCAAG ATGGGAAAACTCAAAAAGCGTATTTATCCGAAGGACATTACAATAAATATAGGAAAGGATGCTCCAATTCCCGAATGTCCTATGCCTGGTCAAAA ATGGAAAGAGATAAGGCACGACAACACTGTTACATGGTTAGCTTATTGGAACGATCCCATAAATCAGAAAGAGTTCAAGTATGTATTTTTAGCAGCTAGCAGTTCATTGAAGGGGCAAAGTGACAAGGAGAAATACGAGAAAGCAAGGAAGCTAAAG GACTACATTCAAGGTATTAGATCAGCTTACACAAAGGATTTTACAAACAAAGATATGGccaaaaaacaaatagctgtTGCTACCTATCTCATTGACAGACTTGCTCTGAGGGCGGGTAATGAGAAG GATGATGACGAAGCAGACACTGTTGGCTGCTGTACATTGAAATTCGAAAACGTAAAACCGATCCCACCGAATATATTGGAG TTTGATTTCCTTGGTAAAGATTCCATCAAGTACTACAAACAATTTGAAGCGGATCCTCGAGTGTACAAAGCTGTTGAGGAGTTTAGAAAAg GGAAGTCGGATGGTGAGGATCTCTTTGACAAGTTGGACACTAGCAAGCTGAATGCTCACCTGAAAGAACTAATGCCCGGTCTCACTGCAAAGGTGTTCCGTACATACAATGCCTCGTTCACTTTGGATGACATG CTTGGCAAAGGGGCTGGAAGTGGAGAGGTGCCAGAGAAAATTGCCATATATCAGCAAGCAAACAAAGAGGTAG CAATCATATGTAATCATCAACGTACTGTATCGAAGAGTCATTCTAGCATGATGGAAAGACTTGCGACAAGAATAGAAGCTGCAAAG GCTGAACTGAAGGAATTGGAAGTCGATTTGGCTCGTGCGAAAAAAGGAAAACCACCATTGAAGGATAGTAGTGGAAAGCAAAAGAGAACCTTGTTTCCCGAAGC GATTGAGAAGAAGATACTGTCAACAAAGGCAAAAATCGAAAAACAAGAGCGCGACATGCAATCTAAAGAGGATCTCAAAGAAATAGCTCTGGGAACATCCAAGATAAACTATTGTGATCCACGGATTACCGTTGCATGGTGCAAACGAAATGAAGTACCGATCGAAAAA ATGTTTAACAAGTCTCTGCTGGAAAAATTTGCATGGGCTATGGATTGTGATCCCAGCTTCCGATTTTAA
- the LOC130818355 gene encoding fimbrin-1-like, translating to MSGYVGVVVSDPALQSQFTQVELRSLNNKYITVKNSNGKVTIGDLPSMMCKLKAFSQSFKEKDIKEILSESASDMNQEINFEDFLKVHLSFQARAAAQLGGSKDSSAFLKASTTTLLHTISQSEKGCYVHHINSYLGDDPFLEQFLPMDPNSDDLFDLAKDGVLLCKLINVAVPGTIDERAINTKRVLNPWERNENHTLCLNSAKAIGCTVVNIGPHDLVEGRPHLVLGLVSQIIKIQLLADLNLRKTPQLVELADDADDIEELMNLSPEKVLLKWMNFHLQRAGYEKVVANFSSDIKDSKAYTYLLNVVAPEHCDPATIDAKDPIDRANLVLDHAERMGCKRYLDAKDIVEGSSNLNLAFVAQIFKLRSGLSMDGKKVAFAEMMTDDVQASREGRCFRFWMNSLGIPSYVNNVFEDVRNGWVLLEVLDKISPGSVNWKHATKPPIKMPFRKVENCNQVVKIGKQLKFSLVNVAGNDIVQGNKKLILAFLWQLMRHNMLQLLKNLRSFSHGKEISDTDILNWANYKVKSSGRRSCIHSFKDKSLSTGLFFLELLSAAEPRVVNWNLVTKGENDDEKRLNAIYIISVARKLGCSVFLLPEDIMEVNHKMILTLIASIMYWCLQQDDLESSPTPSESFTVTDISSTAPSVQSEDESSICGEISSLNIDDAASDSTVSSVMDHIEDE from the exons atgtcTGGCTATGTGGGTGTTGTTGTTTCTGATCCTGCTCTTCAAAGTCAGTTTACTCAAGTTGAACTTCGCAGCCTTAATAATAAA TATATTACTGTGAAGAATAGCAATGGTAAAGTGACTATTGGAGACTTGCCATCTATGATGTGTAAGTTAAAAGCTTTTAGTCAATCTTTTAAAGAGAAAGATATCAAAGAGATTTTAAGTGAATCAGCTTCTGATATGAATCAAGAGATCAATTTCGAGGATTTTCTGAAG GTTCATCTAAGCTTCCAAGCTCGAGCAGCAGCTCAGCTTGGTGGTTCGAAGGACTCATCTGCGTTTCTTAAGGCCTCGACGACTACCCTTCTTCATACAATCAGTCAGTCTGAGAAGGGATGCTATGTTCATCACATAAATAGTTATCTTGGTGATGACCCTTTCCTGGAGCAATTTCTTCCTATGGATCCTAATAGTGATGATTTATTTGATCTGGCCAAGGACGGAGTGCTTCTCTG CAAACTTATAAATGTTGCTGTTCCTGGTACAATTGATGAACGAGCTATAAACACCAAACGAGTTCTTAATCCATGGGAGAGAAACGAGAATCATACTCTGTGTCTGAACTCTGCAAAAGCCATTGGATGCACCGTGGTCAATATTGGACCCCATGACCTTGTTGAAGGCAGG CCGCATTTGGTTCTTGGATTAGTTTCTCAAATTATTAAG ATCCAACTCCTTGCTGATCTTAACCTTAGGAAGACGCCACAGCTGGTGGAATTGGCAGATGACGCTGAT GACATTGAAGAACTTATGAATTTATCCCCGGAAAAAGTTTTATTGAAATGGATGAATTTCCATCTCCAGAGAGCTGGTTATGAGAAAGTGGTGGCAAACTTTTCATCAGATATAAAG GATTCAAAGGCATATACATACCTGCTCAATGTTGTAGCTCCAGAACATTGTGATCCAGCAACTATAGATGCAAAAGACCCTATAGACAGAGCAAATTTGGTACTTGACCATGCAGAAAGAATGGGCTGCAAGAGATATTTAGATGCTAAGGACATTGTTGAAGGCTCATCAAATCTAAATCTCGCATTTGTTGCTCAAATTTTCAAGTTGAG GAGCGGTTTGTCAATGGATGGCAAAAAGGTTGCTTTTGCGGAGATGATGACAGATGATGTACAGGCATCAAGGGAAGGAAGGTGCTTCAGATTTTGGATGAATAGTCTTGGTATTCCCTCCTATGTTAACAATGTCTTCGAAGATGTTAGAAATGG ATGGGTACTCCTGGAAGTCTTGGACAAGATTTCTCCAGGATCAGTGAACTGGAAGCATGCAACAAAGCCTCCCATCAAAATGCCATTCAGGAAAGTCGAGAATTGTAATCAAGTGGTTAAGATCGGAAAGCAACTGAAATTTTCCCTTGTTAATGTGGCCGGAAATGATATTGTTCAAGGAAACAAGAAGCTAATACTCG CGTTCCTGTGGCAGTTAATGAGGCATAATATGCTCCAACTATTGAAGAACTTAAGATCTTTCTCCCACGGGAAAGAGATATCTGATACGGATATCCTTAATTGGGCAAATTATAAGGTGAAAAGCTCCGGGAGAAGGTCTTGTATTCATAGCTTTAAG GACAAAAGCTTGTCTACTGGTCTATTCTTCCTTGAACTTCTGAGTGCTGCTGAGCCTAGAGTCGTCAATTGGAATCTTGTCACCAAAGGTGAAAATG ATGATGAAAAAAGATTGAATGCTATATATATCATCAGTGTTGCGAGAAAGCTTGGATGCTCCGTCTTTTTATTGCCCGAGGACATTATGGAG GTAAACCACAAGATGATTTTGACCTTGATTGCGAGCATAATGTACTGGTGCTTACAGCAAGATGATCTCGAATCTTCACCGACCCCCTCCGAATCCTTCACGGTCACAGACATATCCTCAACAGCTCCTTCTGTTCAAAGCGAGGACGAGAGTTCCATTTGCGGAGAAATCTCATCGTTAAATATCGATGATGCAGCATCGGACTCTACTGTTTCTTCGGTGATGGATCACATTGAGGACGAATAA
- the LOC130818356 gene encoding rho GDP-dissociation inhibitor 1-like — protein MEEANDPILSSAPDSESSLCPTEDDDEDLNNIHLGPKCSIRQHLEKDKDDESLRKWKEQLLGNVDFESGEETLEPEVKILSLTIVSPGREEIVLPLPESGDPKGLWFTLKEDSPYSLRFCFQVSNNIVSGLRYINTVWKTGLKVDSTKEMIGTFSPQGEPYTHEMPEETTPSGFFARGSYSAKSKFLDDDNKCYLEINYTFDIQKEWPSTT, from the exons ATGGAAGAAGCAAATGATCCAATATTATCTTCGGCCCCAGATAGTGAAAGTTCATTATGTCCAACtgaggatgatgatgaagacCTAAATAATATTCATTTGGGTCCTAAATGCAGTATTAGACAACACCTCGAAAAAGATAAG GATGATGAGAGTTTAAGGAAGTGGAAAGAGCAACTTCTTGGCAATGTTGATTTTGAATCAGGAGAAG AAACTCTTGAACCAGAAGTGAAGATATTAAGTTTAACAATTGTGTCTCCTGGTAGAGAGGAAATTGTGCTTCCATTGCCAGAATCTGGAGATCCAAAAGGCTTATGGTTCACTTTGAAGGAAGATAGCCCTTACAGTCTTCGCTTTTGCTTTCAAGTTAGTAACAACATTGTTTCTGGTCTTAGGTACATCAATACCGTTTGGAAAACTGGCCTCAAAG TTGATAGTACCAAAGAAATGATAGGAACATTTAGCCCTCAAGGAGAACCTTACACACATGAGATGCCTGAGGAAACAACACCTTCAGGATTTTTTGCAAGAGGCTCTTACAGTGCTAAGTCCAAG TTTCTTGATGATGACAACAAATGTTATTTGGAGATCAATTACACATTCGACATTCAGAAAGAGTGGCCATCTACTACCTAA